One region of Terriglobales bacterium genomic DNA includes:
- a CDS encoding DNA recombination protein RmuC, producing the protein MTLGPVWVIALLGFLAGAVLGWLARAATTKPPAAGGASDAVALELRAQIAAARAETEQARRAQVESERGRAAAEARAAEIERSVAEQRAQLEAARERLAETFKSLASEALSRNNADFLTLAEQKFGALKQSAVTDLQARQLAIEQLVKPIAESLTSYQKEARELEQQRVRELSAVGEQLRSVAQAQNTLQQETSRLVNALRSPQVRGRWGEVQLRRAAELAGMAAHCDFIEQVTVTSEDGRLRPDMIVKLPAGREVVVDSKVPLSGFLEALEAATDAEREAAITKHAKQLRTHVDKLASKQYWEQFEKAPDLAVLFIPNDSFYAAAVQRDPDVIEYALANRVIIATPSTFVGFLRSVEYGWRQEQIAESAQKVSELGRKLYERIVIFLKHLDKVGDSLHQTVKHYNASVASLQTRLVPLAERFDELGAATQEPLPEIEQITEEPRTVKQKALPGMEETRGAGAGE; encoded by the coding sequence GTGACTTTGGGACCGGTTTGGGTGATTGCGCTGTTGGGGTTTCTGGCCGGCGCCGTACTCGGCTGGCTGGCGCGCGCCGCCACGACGAAGCCGCCCGCCGCGGGGGGCGCGTCTGACGCCGTGGCCCTGGAGCTGCGCGCGCAGATCGCCGCCGCAAGGGCCGAGACGGAGCAGGCGCGGCGTGCCCAGGTCGAGTCCGAGCGCGGACGCGCCGCCGCCGAAGCGCGCGCCGCCGAGATCGAGCGCAGCGTCGCCGAGCAGCGCGCCCAGCTGGAGGCCGCGCGCGAGCGGCTGGCGGAGACGTTCAAGTCGCTGGCGTCGGAAGCGCTCTCGCGCAACAACGCCGACTTCCTCACCCTGGCCGAGCAGAAATTTGGCGCGCTCAAGCAGTCGGCCGTCACGGACTTGCAGGCGCGGCAACTGGCCATCGAGCAGCTCGTCAAGCCGATCGCTGAGTCGCTTACGAGTTACCAGAAAGAAGCGCGCGAGCTGGAGCAGCAGCGCGTCCGCGAGCTGAGCGCCGTGGGCGAGCAGTTGCGCTCCGTCGCGCAAGCGCAGAACACACTGCAGCAGGAGACATCGCGGCTGGTCAACGCGCTGCGCTCGCCGCAGGTGCGTGGGCGCTGGGGCGAAGTGCAGTTGCGCCGCGCCGCCGAACTGGCCGGCATGGCGGCGCACTGCGACTTCATCGAGCAGGTGACGGTGACCAGCGAAGACGGACGCCTGCGTCCCGACATGATCGTCAAGCTGCCTGCCGGCCGCGAGGTGGTGGTGGACTCCAAGGTCCCGCTCTCGGGGTTCCTTGAGGCGCTCGAAGCCGCAACCGACGCCGAGCGCGAGGCCGCCATCACCAAACACGCCAAACAGCTCCGCACGCACGTGGACAAGCTGGCGTCCAAGCAATACTGGGAGCAGTTCGAGAAGGCGCCCGACCTGGCCGTGCTGTTCATCCCCAACGACTCGTTCTACGCTGCGGCGGTCCAGCGCGATCCCGACGTGATCGAGTACGCGCTGGCTAATCGCGTGATCATTGCTACGCCCAGCACATTCGTTGGGTTCCTTCGCTCTGTCGAGTATGGCTGGCGGCAGGAGCAAATCGCCGAGTCGGCCCAGAAGGTGTCGGAACTCGGCCGCAAGCTTTACGAACGGATCGTGATTTTCTTGAAGCACCTGGACAAGGTAGGTGACAGCCTGCACCAGACGGTGAAACACTACAACGCTTCCGTCGCCTCGCTGCAAACACGTCTTGTGCCGCTGGCCGAGCGCTTCGACGAGCTCGGCGCCGCCACCCAGGAGCCGCTGCCGGAAATCGAGCAGATCACCGAGGAGCCGCGCACGGTGAAGCAGAAGGCGCTGCCGGGGATGGAAGAGACGAGGGGAGCCGGGGCGGGAGAGTAG
- a CDS encoding low affinity iron permease family protein, with product MAQNPREQQKPGSGGSAFGAVFAHFARWVAHVAGTPWMFVLASAVVTVWAFLGPRFRYSDTWQLVINTGTTIVTFLMVFVIQNTQNRDSRALHLKLDEVIRSIRHAHNELIDIENLSDEELGQLAERYEKIRAESEARRQRRRPKPSAA from the coding sequence ATGGCACAGAATCCCAGAGAGCAGCAGAAACCGGGGAGTGGCGGTTCGGCGTTCGGCGCGGTTTTCGCCCACTTTGCGCGCTGGGTAGCGCATGTGGCGGGGACGCCCTGGATGTTCGTGCTGGCCTCCGCCGTGGTGACGGTGTGGGCCTTCCTGGGGCCGCGCTTCCGCTACTCCGACACCTGGCAGCTGGTGATCAACACCGGCACGACGATCGTCACCTTCCTCATGGTTTTCGTCATTCAAAACACGCAGAACCGCGACTCGCGCGCGCTCCACCTCAAGCTGGACGAGGTCATACGCTCGATCCGCCACGCGCACAATGAATTGATCGATATCGAGAACCTGTCGGACGAAGAGTTAGGGCAGCTGGCGGAGCGCTACGAGAAGATCAGGGCCGAGTCGGAAGCGCGCAGGCAACGCCGCCGCCCGAAGCCGAGCGCGGCCTGA
- a CDS encoding amidohydrolase family protein, with protein sequence MRILASLLLVASVALAQNVQREGGLGAGVPRPVKLAPAPAGTVVLECGALWDGESDGVRQNVRVVIEGERIKEVGAAAAAPAGAQVIRLANQTCLPGLIDTHTHTFLQGDRIPGQYDAQLLKQSVAFRALEAAAAARASLDWGFTTIRDLETEGAGYADADLRDAIRQGIIPGPRMQVATRAMDVTGAYPLAPAYAWDVRVPIGVQTVDGPEGGRVAVREQLSHGADWIKVYADRGGRINDQGVIEDIPTFTLDELRAIVDETHRQRHRVAAHATGINGVHNAVTAGVDTIEHGNYIAPEDLQTMAAKGIYLVPTLYVAQYDAELKAGPGGTPVETQGQRVHGDTFSRALRAGVKIAFGTDVGAFEWDISPAREFPLMVKYGMSPLQALRSATTVAAELMQMQGDIGTLEAGKFADVIAVPGNPLADVNLLEKTAFVMKGGRVYKRP encoded by the coding sequence ATGCGCATACTCGCCTCTCTGTTGCTGGTGGCGTCGGTCGCGCTCGCCCAGAACGTGCAGCGCGAAGGCGGGCTGGGCGCGGGCGTGCCGCGTCCGGTGAAGCTGGCGCCGGCGCCGGCCGGCACGGTGGTGCTCGAATGCGGCGCGCTGTGGGACGGCGAGAGCGACGGCGTGCGGCAGAATGTGCGCGTCGTCATTGAAGGAGAGCGGATCAAGGAAGTGGGCGCCGCGGCGGCAGCGCCGGCCGGCGCGCAAGTCATCAGACTCGCGAACCAAACCTGCCTTCCCGGCCTGATTGACACGCACACGCACACATTTCTCCAGGGCGACCGCATCCCCGGCCAGTACGACGCGCAGTTGCTGAAGCAGTCGGTGGCGTTTCGCGCGCTGGAAGCGGCGGCCGCGGCGCGCGCGTCGCTCGACTGGGGATTCACTACCATCCGCGACCTGGAAACGGAGGGCGCGGGCTACGCCGACGCCGATCTGCGCGACGCGATTCGCCAGGGCATCATTCCCGGCCCGCGCATGCAGGTGGCCACGCGCGCCATGGACGTGACCGGCGCCTATCCGCTGGCGCCGGCGTATGCGTGGGACGTGCGCGTGCCCATCGGCGTGCAAACGGTCGACGGTCCCGAGGGCGGCCGCGTCGCGGTGCGCGAGCAGCTCTCGCACGGCGCCGACTGGATCAAGGTGTACGCCGACCGCGGGGGAAGAATCAACGACCAGGGCGTGATCGAAGACATTCCCACCTTCACGCTCGACGAACTCCGCGCCATCGTGGACGAAACCCATCGGCAGCGGCATCGCGTGGCGGCGCACGCCACCGGCATCAACGGCGTGCACAACGCCGTCACCGCCGGCGTGGACACCATCGAGCACGGCAACTACATCGCGCCGGAAGACTTACAGACCATGGCGGCCAAGGGCATCTATCTGGTCCCGACGCTCTACGTCGCGCAGTACGACGCGGAACTCAAGGCCGGCCCGGGCGGCACGCCGGTGGAAACGCAAGGCCAGCGCGTGCACGGCGATACGTTTTCCCGGGCGCTGCGGGCGGGGGTCAAAATCGCCTTCGGCACCGACGTGGGCGCGTTCGAGTGGGACATCTCGCCCGCGCGCGAATTTCCGCTCATGGTCAAGTACGGCATGTCGCCGCTGCAGGCGCTGCGGTCCGCAACCACCGTCGCCGCCGAGCTGATGCAGATGCAGGGCGACATTGGCACGCTTGAAGCGGGGAAATTTGCCGACGTGATCGCCGTGCCGGGCAATCCGCTAGCGGATGTCAACCTGCTGGAGAAAACGGCGTTCGTGATGAAAGGCGGCCGGGTGTACAAGCGGCCATGA
- a CDS encoding MFS transporter, whose product MPVPSSPPTRKQQWHAVTAGFLGWTLDAFDFFVVVFLVDILAAQFQVTKAAIVWTLTATLATRPVGALIFGLLADRYGRRVPLMANVVFFSLVELLCGFAPNYATFFILRTLYGIGMGGEWGVGASLAMEMAPRKWRGVLSGILQSGYSIGNLLAAVAARFVLPALGWRAMFWIGGLPALLALYIRSQVPESEAWKQHRAPSTSAIVKTLGAHWKSFAYLVLLMTFMMCLSHGTQDLYPDFLKSEVRVAPKTVSDIAVLYTIGAVVGAIIFGHLSEIVGRRRSMMLALCLCLAVMPLWAFGNSTPRVAAGSFLMQAGVQGAWGIIPAHLNELAPDAARGLAPGLAYQMGILVAAPTNTIEYALRDHLGYRGALATFELVTISMIALILAFGAERKGRKFVDEPGEFAVVREE is encoded by the coding sequence ATGCCGGTTCCTTCCTCCCCGCCCACCAGGAAACAGCAGTGGCATGCCGTGACCGCCGGCTTTCTCGGCTGGACGCTAGACGCCTTCGACTTCTTCGTCGTCGTCTTCCTGGTGGACATTCTGGCCGCGCAGTTCCAGGTGACCAAGGCGGCGATCGTGTGGACGCTCACCGCCACGCTGGCAACGCGTCCCGTGGGGGCGCTCATCTTCGGCCTGCTCGCCGACCGCTACGGACGCCGCGTGCCGCTGATGGCGAACGTGGTCTTCTTCTCTCTGGTCGAGCTGCTTTGCGGGTTCGCGCCGAACTATGCGACGTTTTTCATCCTGCGCACGCTCTACGGCATCGGCATGGGCGGCGAGTGGGGCGTGGGCGCGTCGCTGGCGATGGAGATGGCGCCGCGCAAGTGGCGCGGCGTGCTCAGCGGCATTTTGCAGAGCGGGTATTCAATCGGAAATCTGCTGGCGGCGGTGGCGGCGCGCTTTGTGCTGCCCGCGCTGGGCTGGCGCGCCATGTTCTGGATCGGGGGACTGCCGGCGCTGCTGGCGCTCTACATCCGCTCGCAAGTGCCGGAGAGCGAGGCGTGGAAGCAGCACCGCGCGCCGTCAACCAGCGCGATCGTGAAAACGCTGGGCGCGCACTGGAAGAGCTTCGCCTACCTGGTGCTGCTGATGACCTTCATGATGTGTCTCTCGCACGGCACGCAGGACCTGTATCCCGACTTCCTCAAGAGCGAAGTGCGTGTGGCGCCGAAAACGGTTTCCGACATCGCCGTCCTCTACACCATCGGCGCGGTCGTCGGCGCGATCATCTTCGGACACCTCTCAGAGATCGTGGGCCGCCGCCGCAGCATGATGCTGGCGCTCTGCCTCTGCCTTGCGGTCATGCCACTCTGGGCATTCGGCAACTCGACGCCGCGGGTTGCGGCCGGCTCGTTTCTGATGCAGGCGGGCGTGCAGGGCGCCTGGGGCATCATCCCGGCGCACCTGAACGAACTGGCGCCCGACGCCGCGCGCGGCCTGGCGCCGGGACTCGCGTACCAGATGGGCATCCTGGTCGCGGCGCCGACGAACACGATCGAGTACGCCCTGCGCGACCATCTCGGCTACCGCGGGGCGCTGGCGACCTTCGAGCTGGTCACCATCTCGATGATCGCGCTCATCCTCGCCTTCGGCGCCGAGCGCAAGGGCCGGAAGTTCGTGGATGAGCCGGGGGAGTTTGCGGTGGTGCGCGAAGAGTGA
- a CDS encoding S8 family serine peptidase — protein sequence MSTFPFPRNAARTGRTAAAVFLVLFAFSSFAQTAKLGGGLDQQLASASSTDKLEVIVTFQGDTISDSQMSALRSLGISNGVAMRSLPIAGVLATPAQIQALARMAGVRSLWANKKLTWFNYETTAVTGVQKLQTDPVMIARNNGLPYLGTGVGVVVNDTGIDGTSADLQYPTHVVQNVQGATNLHAVNDMAPITYLENQPDTDTAGHGTHVAGTVGGNGARSGGKYAGAAPGAKIVGYGSGLVIFVLDGVGGFDYAVTNQATYNIRVITNSFGTSDPTVDPDDPLVVATYKAYKRGIAVVFAAGNDGPGLDTLNPYAKLPWVIGVAATDKQGRLTDFSSRGVDGDKQTIVEDGETWTVLNQPTIGAPGRFIISVRASGETNSLIAGDAGPQEDANRIEPAYLPFYTVLTGTSQATPHVAGVIALMLQANPKLGPLDVKSILQQTATNIPGRAAWEAGAGMVNAYAAVDRAAVSTRGYGKTVNALRTFNSNVVATTTKSNFTVDYNPVISQAPTGNKYTFQVGANTEQLAVNIQALGVQNGVQDTGNPIDLFLIAPDGAEYESAVPVAFTVFTGRSVVVDAPAPGTWTVYLRALVGVQGNDVSTVPETVTGSIYTITAGAVTGLNDIGKSPAASAIKVAVSERLVDGVGGGSFQPNSNLARIDMANYLTMGAATRQFLPVDGTRTFADVTAAQTEFAESAAVKGAALRDMFFSARGVEPATSPGVFSPKGNVSRAQLAYSLVQSLGLEGQALQLNGQQVTVVYQAQRIPIEDAGSIPAGLAGYVQLALDLNLMNAYFTVTQGPFDLQPVVHATFKPLNNVTRAEYAVSATRLLGVYNTE from the coding sequence ATGAGCACATTCCCGTTTCCCCGCAACGCCGCACGGACAGGGAGGACCGCGGCAGCCGTTTTCCTTGTTCTGTTCGCATTCAGTTCGTTTGCCCAGACCGCGAAACTCGGCGGCGGACTGGACCAGCAACTCGCCTCCGCGTCCTCCACCGACAAGCTTGAAGTCATCGTCACTTTCCAGGGCGACACGATCAGCGATTCGCAGATGTCCGCGCTCAGGTCGCTGGGCATCAGCAACGGCGTGGCCATGCGCTCGCTGCCCATCGCGGGCGTGCTCGCCACGCCGGCGCAAATCCAGGCGCTGGCCCGGATGGCTGGCGTGCGCTCGCTGTGGGCCAACAAGAAGCTCACCTGGTTCAACTACGAAACCACGGCGGTGACCGGTGTGCAGAAGCTGCAAACCGACCCCGTCATGATTGCGCGCAATAACGGCTTGCCGTACCTGGGGACCGGAGTCGGAGTGGTGGTGAACGACACGGGCATCGACGGGACCAGCGCGGACCTGCAGTATCCGACGCACGTTGTGCAGAACGTCCAGGGCGCAACCAATCTTCACGCGGTCAACGACATGGCGCCCATCACCTATCTGGAGAACCAGCCTGACACCGACACCGCCGGCCACGGCACGCACGTGGCGGGAACGGTGGGCGGAAACGGCGCGCGCTCCGGGGGCAAATACGCCGGCGCGGCGCCCGGCGCGAAGATCGTGGGCTACGGGTCGGGACTGGTGATCTTCGTGCTCGACGGAGTGGGCGGATTTGACTACGCCGTCACCAACCAGGCGACCTACAACATTCGCGTCATCACGAACTCATTCGGGACCAGCGATCCCACGGTTGATCCGGACGATCCGCTGGTGGTCGCAACTTACAAGGCGTACAAGCGCGGCATCGCCGTAGTGTTCGCCGCCGGCAATGACGGTCCGGGACTCGACACGCTGAACCCCTACGCCAAGCTGCCCTGGGTGATCGGCGTGGCGGCGACCGACAAGCAGGGCCGCCTCACCGACTTCTCCTCGCGCGGCGTTGACGGCGACAAACAAACCATCGTCGAAGACGGTGAAACCTGGACCGTGCTGAACCAGCCCACCATCGGCGCTCCCGGGCGCTTCATCATCTCGGTGCGCGCCAGCGGGGAGACGAATTCGTTGATCGCCGGCGACGCCGGGCCGCAGGAAGACGCGAACCGCATCGAACCGGCGTACCTGCCCTTCTACACCGTGCTCACCGGCACCTCGCAGGCCACGCCGCACGTGGCAGGCGTCATTGCGCTGATGCTGCAGGCAAATCCGAAGCTGGGTCCGCTTGACGTGAAAAGCATTCTGCAGCAGACCGCGACCAACATTCCCGGGCGGGCGGCGTGGGAAGCAGGCGCGGGCATGGTGAACGCGTATGCGGCCGTGGACCGCGCCGCGGTCTCTACCCGCGGATACGGCAAGACGGTGAACGCGCTGCGCACCTTCAACAGCAACGTAGTAGCGACCACCACCAAATCGAATTTCACCGTTGACTACAACCCGGTCATCTCCCAGGCGCCGACCGGCAACAAATACACCTTCCAGGTGGGCGCCAACACCGAACAGCTGGCGGTGAACATACAGGCGCTCGGCGTGCAGAACGGCGTGCAGGACACGGGTAATCCCATTGACCTGTTCCTGATCGCGCCCGACGGCGCCGAGTATGAGTCCGCCGTCCCGGTGGCATTCACCGTCTTTACCGGACGTTCGGTGGTAGTGGATGCGCCGGCGCCGGGGACCTGGACCGTCTATCTGCGCGCGCTGGTTGGCGTGCAGGGCAACGACGTCTCCACGGTTCCTGAAACGGTGACCGGATCGATCTACACCATTACCGCCGGCGCGGTGACCGGGCTGAACGATATCGGCAAGAGCCCGGCGGCCAGCGCCATCAAGGTTGCCGTGTCGGAGCGGCTGGTGGACGGCGTGGGCGGCGGCAGCTTCCAGCCGAACAGCAACCTCGCCCGCATCGACATGGCCAACTACCTCACCATGGGCGCGGCGACGCGGCAGTTCCTGCCGGTTGACGGCACGCGCACGTTCGCCGACGTGACCGCGGCGCAGACCGAATTCGCCGAGTCGGCGGCGGTGAAGGGCGCGGCCCTGCGCGACATGTTCTTCAGCGCGCGCGGCGTGGAGCCGGCAACCAGCCCCGGCGTGTTCTCGCCCAAGGGCAACGTGAGCCGCGCGCAGCTCGCCTACTCGCTGGTGCAGAGCCTGGGCCTGGAGGGCCAGGCGCTGCAGCTCAACGGGCAGCAGGTGACGGTCGTCTACCAGGCGCAGCGCATTCCGATCGAGGACGCGGGCAGCATCCCTGCCGGCCTCGCCGGATACGTGCAACTGGCGCTCGACCTCAACCTGATGAACGCGTACTTCACCGTGACGCAGGGGCCGTTCGACCTGCAACCGGTGGTGCACGCCACCTTCAAGCCGCTCAACAACGTTACGCGCGCCGAGTACGCGGTGAGCGCGACGCGCTTGCTGGGGGTGTACAACACGGAGTAA
- a CDS encoding NAD(P)-dependent oxidoreductase, whose amino-acid sequence MLNRRQRYDIDVLKPEKQDAGERVHNWNEVYQPYTIEMAVIEAQRCLLCEHAPCMQACPLHNDIPGAFFLLGEGDVVGAAEKFLETSNMPDVCGRICPQEKLCEGACVVAAHKAPVTIGKLEAFVVDHVRQNYGYPPRQRAPRSGMYVAVVGAGPAGLAVAEELAVRGHDVVVYDAWPVPGGLLLYGIPNFKLDKEMVFEKLRYLEGLGIRFICDYHVGRDHPVEALLHPQTGIVGAPERGFDLMFLGYGAVKGGEMKIEGEHLRHVYQATEYLVRGNLPPEFLPPSMRNASANGSGDFRPHTGAVTIVVGGGDTGMDCVRTARRLNPDGKVYCLYRRTEAEMLGRMEERIHAREEGVIFEYLTLPIRFLGDEAGAVKAAECVRMQLGEPDAKGRRSPVPIEGSNFILPCDTVALAIGYNVDTEIPETTPELRTTPWGSVIVQSEETGQTSREEIYAAGDDVRGADLVVTALAAARKAAVAMDRRLATMLARRTA is encoded by the coding sequence ATGCTGAACCGCCGCCAGCGCTACGACATCGACGTCCTCAAGCCGGAGAAGCAGGACGCCGGCGAACGCGTACACAACTGGAACGAGGTCTACCAGCCCTACACCATCGAGATGGCGGTGATCGAGGCGCAGCGCTGCCTGCTCTGCGAGCACGCGCCCTGCATGCAGGCCTGCCCGCTGCACAACGACATTCCCGGCGCCTTCTTCCTGCTGGGCGAAGGCGACGTGGTCGGCGCCGCGGAAAAATTCCTGGAAACTTCCAACATGCCCGACGTGTGCGGGCGCATCTGTCCGCAGGAGAAACTCTGCGAAGGCGCGTGCGTGGTGGCGGCGCATAAAGCGCCGGTGACGATCGGGAAGCTGGAAGCGTTTGTTGTGGACCACGTCAGGCAAAACTACGGATATCCGCCGCGCCAGCGCGCGCCGCGCAGCGGGATGTACGTTGCCGTGGTCGGCGCCGGGCCTGCCGGCCTGGCGGTCGCCGAAGAGCTTGCCGTGCGCGGGCACGACGTGGTGGTTTACGACGCCTGGCCGGTGCCGGGCGGACTGCTGCTCTACGGCATCCCGAATTTCAAGCTCGACAAGGAGATGGTCTTCGAAAAGCTGCGCTACCTCGAGGGCCTGGGAATCCGCTTCATCTGCGACTACCACGTTGGGCGCGACCATCCGGTGGAAGCGCTGCTGCACCCGCAGACGGGAATCGTGGGCGCACCCGAGCGCGGCTTCGACCTCATGTTCCTCGGCTACGGGGCGGTGAAGGGCGGCGAGATGAAGATCGAGGGCGAGCACCTGCGCCACGTTTACCAGGCCACCGAGTACCTGGTGCGCGGGAACCTGCCTCCCGAGTTTCTGCCGCCGTCGATGCGGAACGCCAGCGCGAATGGCAGCGGGGATTTCCGCCCGCATACCGGCGCCGTGACCATCGTGGTCGGCGGCGGCGATACCGGGATGGACTGCGTGCGCACCGCGCGCCGCCTGAATCCCGACGGCAAGGTGTACTGCCTCTACCGCCGCACCGAAGCCGAGATGCTGGGCCGCATGGAAGAGCGCATCCACGCGCGCGAGGAGGGCGTGATCTTCGAGTACCTCACGCTCCCGATTCGCTTCCTCGGCGACGAAGCGGGAGCGGTGAAGGCGGCCGAGTGCGTGCGCATGCAACTGGGCGAGCCCGACGCCAAGGGCCGGCGGTCGCCCGTGCCGATCGAGGGATCGAACTTCATCCTGCCGTGCGACACGGTGGCGCTGGCCATCGGCTACAACGTGGACACGGAAATCCCGGAGACCACGCCCGAGCTGAGGACCACGCCCTGGGGCTCGGTCATCGTGCAGAGCGAGGAGACGGGGCAGACCTCGCGCGAAGAGATTTACGCCGCCGGTGACGACGTGCGCGGCGCCGACCTGGTGGTGACGGCGCTGGCGGCAGCGCGCAAAGCGGCCGTGGCCATGGACAGGAGACTGGCGACGATGCTGGCGCGGCGCACGGCCTGA
- a CDS encoding type II toxin-antitoxin system prevent-host-death family antitoxin: protein MGLGAKRNRRTRGRQPHRALTGREGGASYTATAAKNEFGRMLEQALRGETVVITKHQTPKAVLMSMEQFTALRRAPEAQLEALSREYDALLARMQSPRAAAQLSAAFHATPAQLGKAAVAAARKRG, encoded by the coding sequence ATGGGACTCGGTGCCAAGCGAAATCGCCGGACACGCGGTCGCCAGCCGCATCGCGCCCTGACCGGGCGGGAGGGCGGCGCCTCGTACACGGCCACAGCCGCCAAGAACGAGTTTGGCCGCATGCTGGAGCAGGCCCTTCGGGGAGAGACCGTCGTGATCACCAAGCACCAGACACCCAAGGCGGTGCTCATGTCGATGGAGCAGTTCACCGCCCTCCGCCGTGCCCCTGAAGCGCAGCTCGAAGCGCTCAGCCGGGAATATGACGCGCTTCTGGCCCGCATGCAGTCGCCGCGCGCCGCCGCGCAATTGAGCGCCGCCTTCCATGCCACACCCGCGCAGCTGGGCAAAGCGGCCGTGGCCGCCGCGCGCAAGCGTGGCTGA
- a CDS encoding zeta toxin family protein, with amino-acid sequence MAESAPSPCIYVLAGTNGAGKSSIAGAMFSRRGPGYFNPDEAARRIREENPAFSQEEANSAAWNQGKRLLERAIDERLNFAFETTLGGNTIVALLEQALATGIEVRMWYAGLSSPDLHIARVRARVARGGHDIPEDRIRERYHRSRLNLIRLLPQLTELLVYDNSYDADPAAGAVPRPMLVLHVQRGKLIESCEPAEAPEWTKPVLLAAFNLK; translated from the coding sequence GTGGCTGAGTCCGCTCCATCACCCTGCATCTACGTGCTCGCCGGGACCAACGGCGCGGGAAAGAGCAGCATCGCCGGCGCGATGTTCTCGCGGCGCGGGCCGGGATACTTCAATCCGGACGAGGCGGCCCGCAGAATTCGTGAGGAAAATCCCGCGTTCAGCCAGGAGGAAGCGAACAGCGCCGCGTGGAATCAGGGCAAGCGGCTACTAGAGCGCGCGATCGACGAGCGGCTGAATTTTGCATTTGAGACGACGCTTGGCGGCAACACCATCGTGGCGCTTCTCGAGCAGGCCCTGGCCACAGGGATCGAAGTGCGCATGTGGTACGCGGGCCTCAGCAGTCCCGACCTCCACATCGCGCGCGTGCGTGCCCGCGTTGCCCGCGGTGGTCACGACATTCCGGAAGATCGAATTCGCGAGCGCTATCACCGCAGCCGGCTGAATCTCATCCGTCTGTTGCCGCAGCTTACCGAACTGCTCGTCTATGACAACAGCTACGACGCCGATCCGGCGGCCGGCGCGGTCCCCCGGCCGATGCTGGTCCTGCATGTACAACGCGGCAAATTGATCGAGTCGTGCGAGCCTGCCGAGGCGCCCGAATGGACAAAGCCTGTCCTTCTCGCAGCGTTCAATCTGAAGTAG